The Streptococcus parasanguinis genomic sequence TCCTCGCTCGCATCTTTAACAAATACACTTCCCTCAGTATGGGAAAGCTCATGTTGATTGTAGATGCCATTGTTCTGACAACTGTGGTCATTGTCTTCCAAGATGTCCGTACCGCTATGTATACCCTCTTCTTTATCCTGATTGACACCCTTGTGATCGACTTGATTGGAGAAGGTGGTTTTGCTGGAAAAGGCTTCCTTATCGTTACATCCAAACCAGAAGAAATTGCCAAAAAGGTTTCTGACGATCTGGGTCGCGGGATTACCTTTATCCGCGGGATGGGCTATTACAGCCGTAAGGACCTGGATATCGTCTACTGTGTCGTTTCACGGAATGAGATGAAACAAATGAAAGACATCATTAATCAGATTGATCCATTCGCCTTTATCACCATTTCTGAAGCCCATGAAATTCTCGGCGAAGGCTTTACTTTAGATAAAGAAAAACAACCCATTAATCGTTAATAGAAATAAGGCTAGATTTTCATCTAGCTTTTTTTCTATTTACGATTTTCCTTAGGTGAGTACGGACGTCAGCGAACTTTCACAAAGTTCCATGACTAATTTTTGAGCCTAATGTCTCAAAAATTCCGAGAGCATGAAACAAGTATGTTTCATGCTCTTTTCTCACGGCGGAAAATCTTAGAATACACGTCATGATTAATAAAATCATAATTATTTTTATAGAATTTATTAGGTTACCTTATACAAAAATCAGGCTACATTGTCATCCAGCCTGATTTTTTTATTAAATAGCTTTTGCGGTTGTTCGAGTGATTTCATCGACTTTCAAACCGTTGGCTTCAAATTTACTACGGATTCCTTCTAGATCTGTCACCCCATCAATTTGGACTTCGATAACCACACGATCGTCTTTTGTTGGGATATTGACTGTATTTGCGATGTTATACCCTTCTTCTACAATCAAGTGAATGATTTGTTCTAGAACGCCAACCTTATCTTCTGTCACAAAGCGAACACGAACTCCTTCTTCTCCATAACCGGATACTTCAAGGAAAGCACGGAAAATATCACGGTCTGTGATGACACCGGATACTTGGTCA encodes the following:
- a CDS encoding YitT family protein produces the protein MFKFKDILAIILGAGIFSFGIYFLVIPFHFYEGGATGITLITYYLLKVPVSLMNLLINIPLFVLAWKLLGKKSLYLSLLGTFSVSAWMAIFEAMPLSHHYHHFIFTAFKGDILLACIASGVVLGLGLGIIFNAGGTTGGTDILARIFNKYTSLSMGKLMLIVDAIVLTTVVIVFQDVRTAMYTLFFILIDTLVIDLIGEGGFAGKGFLIVTSKPEEIAKKVSDDLGRGITFIRGMGYYSRKDLDIVYCVVSRNEMKQMKDIINQIDPFAFITISEAHEILGEGFTLDKEKQPINR